From a region of the Fusarium verticillioides 7600 chromosome 9, whole genome shotgun sequence genome:
- a CDS encoding N-acetyl-gamma-glutamyl-phosphate reductase produces the protein MLSATSFALRTSARRVAPRAAALVAPMPKISLGRSFTVAQARCLSSTGRLSYAAQTNPNPPLGMKNASNDAPSRIGLIGARGYTGQALIDLLNQHPMMDLRHVSSRELQGQELKGYSKRKIIYESLSPEEVAQLDKDGKVDAWILALPNAVCQPFVEALGSSKSLIVDLSADYRFDEDQKTWKYGLCELQPRSKLATATRISNPGCYATGSQLALAPIVEHLGGIPSIFGVSGYSGAGTKPSPKNDTNNLKDNLLPYSLTGHIHEREISHHLGTSAAFMPHVASWFRGIHLTVNIPLNKEMTSRDIRQIYQDRYAGEKLVKVVGEAPVVKAIQDKHHVEIGGFAVDSTGKRVVVCATIDNLNKGAATQCLQNMNLALGYDEYQGIPI, from the exons ATGCTGTCCGCTACCTCCTTCGCCCTGCGCACCAGCGCCCGCCGCGTTGCCCCCCGAGCCGCCGCCCTCGTTGCGCCCATGCCCAAGATCTCCCTCGGCCGAAGCTTCACTGTCGCACAGGCTCGATGCCTCTCTTCCACCGGCCGTTTGTCCTACGCTGCCCAGACCAACCCTAACCCTCCTCTGGGTATGAAGAATGCCTCCAATGACGCTCCCTCGAGAATTGGCCTCATTGGAGCTCGTGGCTACACTGGTCAGGCTCTTATCGATCTTCTGAACCAGCACCCCATGATGGATCTCCGACATGTTTCTTCCCGTGAACTTCAGGGTCAGGAGTTGAAGGGCTACAGCAAGCGCAAGATCATCTACGAGAGCCTGTCTCCTGAGGAGGTTGCCCAGCTGGATAAGGATGGCAAGGTCGATGCCTGGATTCTGGCGCTCCCCAACGCTGTCTGCCAGCCCTTCGTTGAGGCACTgggcagcagcaagagctTGATTGTCGATCTCTCCGCCGATTACCGTTTCGACGAGGACCAAAAGACATGGAAGTATGGTCTCTGCGAGCTTCAGCCCAGAAGCAAGCTTGCCACAGCCACAAGAATCTCCAACCCTGGCTGCTATGCTACTGGCTCTCAGCTTGCTTTGGCTCCTATTGTTGAGCACCTCGGTGGTATCCCTAGCATTTTCGGTGTCAGCGGTTACAGCGGAGCTG GTACCAAGCCTTCTCCCAAGAACgacaccaacaacctcaaggacaacTTATTGCCTT ACTCCCTCACAGGCCACATCCACGAGCGAGAGATCAGCCACCATCTCGGTACATCCGCTGCTTTCATGCCCCATGT CGCCTCTTGGTTCCGCGGTATTCACCTGACTGTCAACATTCCCCTGAACAAGGAGATGACATCTCGTGATATTCGCCAGATCTACCAGGACCGATACGCcggcgagaagctcgtcaaggtTGTCGGTGAAGCTCC TgtcgtcaaggccatccagGATAAGCACCACGTTGAGATTGGTGGCTTTGCTGTCGACAGCACCGGCAAGCGTGTCGTCGT GTGCGccaccatcgacaacctcaacaagGGTGCCGCCACACAATGCCTCC AGAACATGAACCTCGCTCTCGGGTATGACGAATACCAGGGAATCCCCATCTaa
- a CDS encoding gamma-glutamyltranspeptidase, producing MPLPTSSIYEPPSAGFTGFPSRRSVVHSTEGIVAAPQPHAANCGLEILRAGGNAADAAVAVAAGLNVTEPVSTGIGGDMFLLYFDAATKQVKSLNGSGRSGSKQTIENIRKSLNIPDGKVGEIPTHHVHAATVPGAAAGWVDTVERFGSGKLSLSQILEPAIKLAENGFPLTEIASHSWQAQEKLLRDASPNFAEMLKKDASAPDGVRAPRPGEVFKNPTLAQTFRALAKDGKKGFYTGRIAEEIVKVVQDLGGYLELDDLKHHLETGTQNTEPISVKFRGQGLTDKDPNGGVELWEHPPNGQGIVALMALGIIEQLEKQGKIPRFTPEDHNSTAYLHAIIEALRLGFTDASWYVTDPDTTKVPTAGMISPSYLAERAKIFSASKAHDGVQPGNPDFVSPALQSSDTVYFTVTDSAGNAASFINSNYAGFGTAIIPKGCGFTLQNRGANFSLDEKHPNKLEPRKRPYHTIIPGMATNISDGSLHSTFGVMGGFNQPQGTIQVLLNQVLFGLNPQQALDAPRICIGAGMPDEGNVLDWTVHVEEGISEKTVEELKALGHNVVVLKGWKRAMFGRGQIIRYTVDPDGTPVWSAGSDPRADGAAYPQ from the exons ATGCCTCTTCCTACGTCGTCGATTTATGAGCCGCCTTCGGCTGGCTTCACTGGTTTTCCTTCAAGGAGGAGTGTTGTTCATAGCACGGAGGGTATTGTAGCGGCGCCGCAACCTCATGCTGCGAATTGTGGTCTTGAGATTTTGAGAGCTGGTGGTAATGCAGCT GACGCAGCTGTGGCAGTTG CCGCTGGCTTGAACGTCACAGAGCCTGTGTCCACCGGCATCGGTGGTGACATGTTCCTCCTCTACTTCGACGCCGCCACAAAGCAAGTCAAAAGTCTCAACGGCTCCGGCCGCTCAGGCTCAAAGCAgaccatcgagaacatccgcaagagcctcaacattCCCGACGGCAAAGTCGGCGAAATCCCAACTCATCACGTCCACGCTGCTACTGTTCCTGGTGCTGCAGCCGGTTGGGTCGATACAGTTGAGCGATTCGGCAGTGGAAAACTTAGCTTGAGCCAGATCCTCGAACCGGCTATTAAGCTAGCTGAGAATGGATTCCCTCTTACTGAAATTGCTTCTCACTCT tggcaagctcaagagaagcttcttcgCGATGCCTCGCCTAATTTTGCGGAGATGCTTAAGAAGGATGCCTCTGCTCCAGATGGTGTGAGAGCACCCCGTCCAGGCGaagtcttcaagaaccccaCTCTCGCCCAGACATTTAGAGCTTTGGCGAAGGATGGTAAAAAGGGCTTTTACACCGGACGCATCGCAGAGGAGATCGTAAAAGTAGTGCAGGACCTCGGAGGATATCTCGAACTCGACGACTTGAAGCATCATCTGGAAACCGGTACTCAAAATACAGAGCCCATCTCCGTGAAATTCCGCGGTCAAGGTCTTACAGACAAAGATCCCAACGGCGGTGTTGAGCTTTGGGAACATCCCCCCAACGGCCAGGGGATCGTAGCTCTCATGGCACTGGGTATAATCGAACAGCTTGAGAAACAGGGAAAGATTCCCAGGTTCACACCAGAAGATCATAACTCTACAGCTTATCTGCACGCTATTATCGAAGCGCTGCGTCTTGGCTTCACAGACGCAAGCTGGTATGTTACCGACCCGGATACCACTAAAGTTCCCACCGCTGGCATGATCTCCCCGTCATACCTCGCCGAAcgcgccaagatcttctccgCTTCAAAAGCCCATGACGGCGTGCAGCCTGGTAACCCTGACTTTGTATCCCCTGCCCTTCAAAGTAGCGATACAGTGTATTTCACGGTCACTGACTCGGCTGGCAACGCTGCGTCgttcatcaactccaactaCGCTGGTTTCGGAACGGCGATTATTCCCAAGGGCTGTGGCTTCACACTTCAGAACCGCGGTGCGAACTTCTCGCTGGATGAGAAACATCCTAACAAGCTTGAGCCGAGAAAACGACCTTATCACACCATCATTCCCGGCATGGCTACGAATATCAGCGATGGATCCCTACATTCTACATTCGGTGTAATGGGCGGGTTCAACCAGCCCCAAGGAACGATCCAAGTTCTACTCAACCAAGTTCTCTTCGGTCTGAATCCTCAACAGGCTCTTGATGCACCGCGAATCTGCATCGGAGCCGGTATGCCAGACGAGGGCAACGTTTTGGACTGGACTGTTCATGTGGAGGAGGGTATTTCTGAAAAGACCgtcgaggagttgaaggcgCTGGGACACAATGTTGTTGTGCTTAAGGGGTGGAAGAGGGCTATGTTTGGGCGTGGGCAGATTATTAGATACACTGTTGACCCGGATGGAACGCCGGTTTGGTCTGCTGGTAGTGATCCTAGAGCTGACGGTGCAGCATATCCTCAGTAA
- a CDS encoding carbonic anhydrase, which translates to MPLMFSSRLPSFSLRSSSASLTSLSLSSSSQRLASRSILTSFKPRFSSSSSSSSTQDPIPAPKPEWRTMAEKDITKYLQQSHDRLFHNNRAWAENKAKVNPDFFKNLAAGQAPEYLWIGCADSRIPAEQICGLEPGEAFIHRNIANLVCNTDLNAMGVINYAVKHLGVKHIIVCGHYGCGGVKAAMTPQDLGLLNPWLRNIRDVYRLHEKELDAIEDESARYDRLVELNVVEQCRNVIKSADVQQSWHENKYPIVHGWVFGFKDGLLKDLKIDFEAVLADIQKIYNLVDKK; encoded by the coding sequence ATGCCTCTAATGTTTTCCTCTCGGCTCccttccttttctctccgctcctcctctgcctcccTCACATCTTTATCtttatcctcatcatctcaacgCCTTGCCTCTCGCTCCATACTCACCAGCTTCAAACCccgtttctcttcttcatcttcatcctcctccacacaAGACCCAATACCCGCTCCAAAACCAGAGTGGCGCACAATGGCCGAAAAGGACATCACAAAGTATCTCCAGCAGAGCCACGATCGGCTCTTCCACAACAACCGCGCCTGGgccgagaacaaggccaaggtcaaccccgacttcttcaagaacctcgcCGCCGGCCAGGCACCCGAGTATCTCTGGATTGGATGCGCCGACTCTCGCATCCCCGCCGAGCAGATCTGCGGCCTTGAGCCCGGCGAGGCATTTATCCACCgcaacatcgccaacctcgtGTGCAACACGGACCTCAACGCCATGGGCGTCATCAACTACGCCGTCAAGCACCTCGGCGTCAAGCACATCATCGTCTGTGGTCACTACGGCTGCGGAGGTGTCAAGGCGGCTATGACCCCCCAGGACCTCGGCCTGCTGAACCCGTGGCTTCGCAACATCCGCGACGTGTACCGCCTCCACGAGAAGGAGCTCGATGCTATCGAGGACGAGAGCGCCCGCTACGACCGCTTGGTCGAGCTGAATGTCGTCGAGCAGTGCCGCAACGTCATCAAGTCTGCTGATGTCCAGCAGTCGTGGCACGAGAACAAGTATCCCATTGTTCACGGATGGGTGTTTGGTTTCAAGGATGGACTTCTCAAGGATCTTaagattgactttgaggctgTGTTGGCTGACATCCAAAAGATTTACAACCTTGTTGACAAGAAATAA
- a CDS encoding monothiol glutaredoxin, with protein MFARTVASSLRQASRPVAVRSTAPLFRTPISLLTPFQARLLSDQTRSAIDKAVSSAPVVLFMKGTPETPQCGFSRAAIQILGLQGVNPDKFAAFNVLEDPELREGIKEYSDWPTIPQLYVAKEFIGGTDILVSMHQNGDLAKLFDEKKVILEGEPEQKE; from the exons ATGTTTGCGCGAACAGTAGCTTCA TCCCTGCGACAAGCCTCCCGGCCTGTCGCCGTCCGCTCAACAGCTCCTCTCTTCCGCACACCAATCTCCCTCCTCACACCCTTCCAAGCCCGTCTGCTCTCCGACCAAACCCGCTCCGCGATCGACAAGGCCGTGTCCTCCGCGCCCGTCGTTCTCTTCATGAAGGGAACCCCCGAGACACCGCAGTGCGGCTTTTCGCGCGCCGCCATCCAGATCCTCGGCCTGCAGGGCGTCAACCCCGATAAGTTCGCCGCCTTCAACGTTCTCGAAGATCCTGAGCTGCGTGAGGGTATCAAGGAGTACTCCGACTGGCCTACGATTCCTCAGCTCTACGTCGCGAAGGAGTTTATTGGTGGAACGGATATTCTGGTCTCGATGCATCAGAACGGTGATCTGGCGAAGctgtttgatgagaagaaggttaTTCTTGAGGGGGAGCCTGAGCAGAAGGAATAG